A region of the Sinorhizobium arboris LMG 14919 genome:
CATTGTCCGGCTTGCGCTCGAGGAACCCCATGTCGAGGTCCCAAAGGCGCTGGAAAGCCTGATTGTAGAACTGAAGGCGCTGGTTGCCGTCGAATATCGCCACCGGCGTCGCCAGATGTTCCAGTGTCTCGGCATGGCTCTTGAGCGTCCGCGCCAGCTCCTCGCGTACCGCCTCGATGCCGGAGACGTCGATCGCGATTCCGGCCGAGCCCGCGGGCGTGCGGGCGTCGACGACGTCGAAGAACGTCCGGTTGCCCCTGACCACGGTCGAAACCTTGTCGCGGAACGGCGTCTGGAACGTCGAGACCGTGCGGATCCGCTCGCGGGCTGCGGTCGCGAGCAGCTCTCGCTCTTCGGCGACCGCCGTGCTCGCGCTCTGGCTTTCGACCGCATTGGCGTAGGCGGCATTGACCCATTCGAGCCTGCCATCTCCTCCGCGCTGCCAGGCGGGAAGATCGACCGCGTCGAGCAGCGTGCGGAATGTCGAAAGCGACGCATGCAGCTGATCGCGCTCGAGCTTCAGCTCGGCGAGTTCGGCCCTGAGATTGTTGAGCGCGATGAAACGCACGAAGGCCCGCCCGCCGGACACCCGGCCCTGGGCCTCGAGCACCTCGTTGCGTTGCGTTTCGAGCACGAGGTCGAAGCTCTGCGCTTGCGCGCGCAGGGTTTCGATCGCCTTTTCGAGCAGGCTTGCCGATTGCGGCTTGATCCAGCGGCCGAAGGCGAGAAAATCGCGATCGTCCTGCGGCGCCCCGGTTTCGACCGGGAGCTGGCCGAGGAATTCCGGTCGTTCCGCGAGCCCGTCCCAGATCACGATGCGCCTGTTCTTGTCGGCGATCAGCGCCTGGAAACGGGAAATGCGCTGGTTCGTGTCCGACAGATTGGAACGAAGTTCGCGGTTCTCGGCCTCGATGTTGCCGCGCTGCCGGATGAGCCAGATCGCCGAGATCATGGCTGCCGAAATGACGCCGATCAGGACGGAGAAGGTCACCACCTCGGATGTGCCGAAGATGCTCCTGGCCGGGTCGGTTGCCTGAGCTGCGGCGTCGCTTGCGGCAAACAGCATCGTTCCCGCAAGGAGCCGCTTGATCAGCTTCGGCGCCCCCTGCCGTTCTGAAGAAGTCATGGATACTGATGTTTTCACGGTGCCGCCCCCGTTCGCCCGGAAAGTGCCGGCGACCTTGCGCCCCCGCGCGCCGGAACCCGTTCGAGGGTTCCCGTTGGTTCCGATTGCATCTCCGGTCTGTCTCCGTCTGTTTGCCGCCTGTTCGACAAGACATCCCATTCGACCGTGCCGCCGGCCGAAAAACGGCGCCAGCGTCACGAATCAATGACTTAAGCATACTTCTTTGAGGATTCAGCTGAAAGTGTGCGGCCCAAAAAAGCGGCCGCGATCTCTTGTCAAGATCGCGGCCACAAGATGTTGTGGATTGTCCGGGTAAGGATCAGTACCGGTAGTGTTCAGCCTTGAACGGACCCTGCGGCTTCACGCCGATATAGGCGGCCTGTTCGTCGGAGAGTTCCGTCAGCTTGGCGCCGAGCTTGGCCAGATGCAGGCGCGCGACCTTCTCATCGAGCTGCTTCGGAAGCACGTAGACCTCGTTCTTGTAGTTCTCGCCCCTGGTGAAGAGCTCGATCTGCGCCAGAACCTGGTTGGAGAAGGAAGCCGACATGACGAAGGACGGATGACCGGTGGCATTGCCGAGGTTGAGCAGGCGGCCTTCCGAAAGCAGGATGATGCGGTTGCCCTTCGGGAACTCGATCAGGTCGACCTGCGGCTTGACGTTCGTCCACTTCAGGTTCCGGAGCGCCGAGACCTGAATTTCGTTGTCGAAATGGCCGATATTGCCGACGATCGCCATGTCCTTCATCGCGCGCATATGCTCGATGCGAATGACGTCCTTGTTGCCGGTGGTGGTGATGAAGATGTCGGCGGACGATACGACGTCTTCGAGCTGAACGACTTCATAGCCGTCCATGGCTGCCTGAAGGGCGCAGATCGGATCGACTTCGGTGACCTTGACGCGTGCGCCGGCGCCGCTGAGCGAGGCGGCCGAGCCCTTGCCGACGTCGCCGTAACCGCAGACCACCGCGACCTTGCCGGCCATCATCACGTCCGTGCCGCGGCGGATGCCGTCGACGAGCGATTCCTTGCAACCGTATTTATTGTCGAATTTCGACTTGGTGACGCTGTCGTTGACATTGATTGCCGGGAAGGGCAGCAGGCCCTTGGCCTGGAGCTGGTACAGGCGGTTGACGCCCGTCGTCGTCTCTTCCGTCACGCCCCTGATCGCGTCACGCTGCTTGGTGAACCAGCCGGGTGTCGCGGCAAGGCGCTTCTTGATCTGTGCGAAAAGGATCTCTTCCTCTTCCGAGCCCGGGTTCGTCAGAATGTTCTCGCCCGCCTCGGCGCGGGCGCCGAGCAGGATGTACATGGTCGCGTCGCCGCCGTCGTCGAGGATCATGTTCGACACGCCGCCATCGGCCCACTGGAAGATCTTGTCGGTGTAGGTCCAATATTCCTCCAGCGTCTCGCCCTTGACGGCGAAGACGGGAATACCGCTCGCGGCAATCGCGGCAGCAGCGTGGTCCTGGGTCGAGAAGATGTTGCACGACGCCCAGCGGACTTCGGCGCCGAGCGCGACCAGCGTCTCGATCAGCACGGCGGTCTGGATGGTCATGTGGAGCGAGCCGGTAATGCGGGCGCCCTTCAGCGGCTTCGATTCGCCGAATTCCTCACGGCAGGCCATCAGACCCGGCATTTCCGTTTCGGCAATGGCAATTTCCTTGCGCCCGAAATCGGCAAGCCCGATGTCGGCGACGATATAGTCCTGCGTTGCGCTCATGAAGTTCTCCAGGCTGATCCTAGGGCCGCCCCGGCCACATGGCCGTTCGGCGGCATGACAATGCCTCCCGCGATCGCGGGCAGCGTGGTCTCGGTCTATCAGGAATCCCAGGGAAGGGCAACCAACATATAAAGAAGTCTTTATATGTTTATATCGGTTACATCTCTTCGCCGAATCTGTCGCGCACCAGGGAATCGAGGGCGTTGAGCGCCTCTTCGGCCTGAGCGCCGCTGGCGGTGACGAAGACCGTGCAGCCGGTGCTGGCCGCCAGCATCATCAGGCCCATAATCGAGGTTCCGCCGACCGTCATCCCGTCCTTCGAGACGGTGATCTCGGCGTCGAAGGCCTCGACGGTCTGCACGAATTTCGCAGAGGCACGCGCATGCAGGCCGCGCTTGTTGACGATGAGCAGTTCGCGCGTCAGAGCCGTGTCGGGGCGGTGGTCCATTATTTCCCACTCAGAACGCGGCTGGCGACATTGATGTATTTGCGCCCGGCTTCGGAAGCTTCCACAAGCGCCTTGTCCATGTCGCTTTCGCCACGCACGCCGGCGAGCTTGATCAGCATCGGCAGATTGACGCCGGCAATGACCTCGACGCTGCCGCCGCGCATCACGGAAATGGCGAGGTTGGAGGGGGTTCCGCCGAACATGTCCGTCAGAATGATGACGCCGTCGCCTTCATTGGCCTTTTCGACGGCGTCGAGGATATCCTGACGCCGCTGATCCATGTCGTCCTCGGGGCCTATGCAGACGGTCTCGATAGCTTTTTGCGGACCGACGACATGCTCCAAAGCGTGCCGGAACTCATCCGCCAGCTTGCCATGAGTGACAAGCACAAGTCCGATCATGGGTATCTTTGCTCCAACTGCATATGCAACTCGTTGATGGCCAGATATCGCAATGCAGCAATTTCGTCCACCTGTTGGGGGCGCCATCTTGGCAAGGAAAAGCCGAAGTGCAAGCCAAAAATGCCGAAAAAGCAGCCGTGCTGCATTCAGATCAGGCTAAAGTCCTAGATTTCGGGGCAGAAGCGCGGCGAGGGCGTCGACTGGCGAAAGCGGTCCTTCAACGGGAACGCGCAACAGCGGCAGATTTCGCCCGATATCGAGCTGCAGTTCCTCCTCCTCCGGCGGCAGGCGCGGGTCGAATGGCGTCCTGACGGGCATGATCGCCCACTCGAGAACGCACGCGGAGAGAGTTTCGACCTTCGCGATCCCGCATCCGCGGATTTCAATCAGCCCGCGAATGGCCGCGGGGCAGCGCGCGACGATGCGCCCGTCGCGAAGCGTCAGATCGACCCGGTCGTCCGCGACGAGCGCGGCGAAGCGGCCCCGGCGCCGCAACTCCGAGATACAGGCAAGTGCCAGGGCCGACTTGCCCGAGCCGGAAGGCCCCGTGATCAGGAACCCGGCCGTGCCGAGAACGATCGCTGTCCCGTGGACATTGATGACAGGCGCGTTCACGGGTGCGGCTCGGCGGGCAGCGAGAGGATGAAGCGGGCGCCGCTGACGCCGCCGTCCTTGCCGACGAGGTTCTCGGCCCTGAGCGTTCCGCCATGCGCTTCGGCGATCTGGCGCGAGATCGAAAGGCCGAGCCCGGAGTTCTGGCCGAAGTCCTCGCCTTCGGGCCGGTCCGTATAGAACCGCTCGAAGATGCGATCGATGTCCTCCGCCTGGATGCCCGGGCCGTTGTCTTCGACATAGACGAGACAGCGCGATCGCGACCGGGTCAGTCGGACGATGATGCGCCCGTTCTGCTCGGGGACGAAGGAGCGGGCGTTTTCGATCAGGTTCGTGATGATCTGGCCGATGCGCAGTTCGTAGCCGCTGACGATGAAGCTCGCGCGCGGATTGTCCTTGCGGTCGACGACGAAATCGAGCAGCACCGGTTTCTTGCTGCCCCGGATCTGCCGCGAGATATCGACGAGGTCGCCGAGGAGCTTTTCCAGGTCGACCTTTTTCGCGTCGGAGCGGGCAAGCTCCGCATCCAACCGGGAGGCATCCGAAATATCGCTTATCAGCCGGTCGAGGCGCCGCACGTCGTGCTGGATGACGTCCATGAGCCGCTTCTTCGATTCCTCGTTGCGCGCGAGCGGCAAGGTCTCCACCGCGCTGCGCAGCGATGTCAGAGGGTTCTTGAGTTCGTGGCTCACATCGGCGGCGAAGTTCTCGATCGCCGCGATACGGTCGTAAAGCGCCGTCGTCATTTCCCGGAGCGCAACCGACAGATTGCCGATTTCGTCCTGGCGGGATGAAAAGTCCGGGATCTCCTCGCGTTCCTTGGCGCCGCCGCGACGCACGCGGATGGCGGCGGCCGAAAGCCGGCGGAGCGGATTGGCGATCGTCGATGAAAGAAGCAGCGAAAGAATAACGTTGACGAGCGCCGCCACGCCGAAAACGCGGATGATCGCCAGCCTTTCGGCATGGACGATCTTGTCGATGTCGCCGGCCTGGGTGGAGAGAAGGAGCACGCCGAGAACGGCGCGGAATCGCTGTACCGGCACTGCCACCGAGACGATCAGCTCGCCCTTCTCGGTCACGCGCACGACGGCGCCGCGCACGCCGGTCAGAGCGTTCATCACCTCCGGGTAGATGGAGCCGTTACCGCCCGGCGGCTCCTTGTAGAGCGGGAGGTTGCCCGGCTGCAGCAACCGGTTGAACCACGTGGCGAATTCCTCCGCGAGGCTCGGCGATTCCGGATCGACCGGGGGCAGGTCGAAGCGGAGCACCTGACCCCCGCTATAGAGATGCCGAGAGTCGAGCAGCAGGTCAGCATCCGCGTCGAAGAGGCGCGCGCGGGTACGCGTGGGCGAAATCAGCCTTCTGAGGACCGGCGCCACGCGCTCCTGGATGATCGGGAATTCGAGGTCCTCGTCGCTCGGCAGCGGCGTGATGCTCTCACCGGCCTGCAGCTCCAGCAGCTTTTCCGGATCGATGGTGATCGAATTGGTGTCGACCGATGCGGAGGCGGAAATGGCGCCGGCGATGATCTCGCCCTGCGTCAGGAGGCTCTCGACGCGCGCATCGATCAGACCTTCCCGGAACTGGTTGAGGTACATGATCCCGCCGACGAGTACCACAAGCGCGACGAGGTTGAAGAAGACGATGCGCCGCGTCAGGCTCGAGAAGACGGCATTGCCGAACAGGCGGCGGATCAGCGTAAAGGGATGCGCCCATCGCCTCTGCCCGCGCAGCGTCGATGTCCGTCCTTCAGCTTCTTCGATATCGCCCTGCAAGACTTCTACCAAGTCTCCCGCTCCCGCGACGCCTGTCGCCTTCGCCCGTTCCGCGATGCCCTACGCCAGCCGGCGCCGCCGCGCAAGCGCTACACGCGCCGCGCACCTGGCCTATGCGAAGCCCGCCGGCCCTAAGCATGGCGTGCACCCCGAACGATGCGCGATCCGCGGATTCGTTTCCTCAGGCCGACTCGCGGAACCGATAGCCGACGCCGTAGAGCGTCTCGATCATGTCGAAGTCGTTGTCGACCATCTTGAACTTCTTGCGAAGCCGCTTGATGTGGCTGTCGATCGTCCGGTCGTCGACATAGACCTGTTCGTCATAGGCAGCATCCATCAGGGCATCGCGGCTCTTGACCACGCCGGGGCGCTGCGCCAGCGCGTGCAGGATGAGAAACTCCGTGACCGTCAGCGTCACGGATTCGTTCTTCCAGGTACAGGTATGCCGCTCCTGGTCCATGACGAGCTGCCCGCGTTCGAGCGAACGGGAGGGCGTGTCGGCATTCTTCGCCGGTCCTGCCGCCCCGGCCACAGCCTCCCGGTTGGCCGCGCGACGCAGGATGGCCTTGACGCGCTCCACCAGGAGGCGCTGCGAGAAAGGCTTGGTGATGAAGTCGTCGGCGCCCATCTTGAGTCCGAAGAGCTCGTCGATTTCCTCATCCTTGGACGTGAGAAAGATGACGGGCAGATCGGACTTCTGTCTCAGCCGCCGCAACAGCTCCATGCCGTCCATGCGGGGCATCTTGATGTCGAAGATAGCGAGCTGCGGCGGGCGCGCCAGCAGACCCTCCAGCGCCGATGCGCCGTCCGTATAGGTTTCGACTTTGTAGCCTTCGGCTTCCAGCGCGATGGACACGGATGTCAGGATGTTGCGGTCGTCATCGACAAGCGCGATGGTCTGCATCTTATTGTACTCCGTTTTCGGGCCCGGTTGCCGGTGCGCTTCAAGCTGCGCCTCAAGAATCGCGGCAACCGCGAGTCACGGCCGCGTTACTTGAGTATAAAGGTGGAACAAATTGTGGCGAAGTGCAAAAGCATGTGGTGCGGGTTCCCCGCGGACGGTGGCGCAGATAGGCTTCCGGGAGCTGCGATTCAACCGATTAAAAAATACATATTTTTCTTTAAATCGATTAATATACTGATATCATTACCGTTTTAGGATCGGCTATCTTGTCTTGGGTGAGCCTTGCCGGTATGTTCCGACGAAATTCAACGCCAATGGCCAAACACGAAGGAAGCTTGACCATGGATGAGCTTGGCAGCCGCAATCCCTCTATCGGACTGGAATCGATCGGATTTTCCGGCCTCTCGGTCGTCCGCTACAACTTCGAGGCGGCGCAGCTTTACGAAGAGGCCTTGGCCCGCGGCGAAGCCGAACTGACGGCGCATGGCGCGCTTTGCGCCCGCACTGGCCAGCACACCGGCCGCTCGCCCAAGGACAAGTATGTCGTGCGCGACGCCAACACGGCCGACCAGATCTGGTGGGACAACAACAGTGCGATTTCGCCGGAAAACTTCGAGCTTCTTCGTCAGGACATGCTTGCGCATGCAAAGGGCATGTCACTCTATGTCCAGGACCTCGTCGGCGGTGCCGACCCGGAGAATGCGCTGCCGACGCGCGTCGTAACCGAATTCGCCTGGCACTCGCTGTTCATCCGCAATCTGTTGATCCGCCCTGAGCGCGAGGCCCTTTTGTCGTTCCAGCCGAAGCTGACGATCATCGACCTGCCGAGCTTCAAGGCCGATCCCGCGCGCCACGGCTGCCGCAGTGAGACGGTCATCGCTTGCGACCTGACCAACGGTCTCGTCCTGATCGGCGGCACGTCCTATGCGGGCGAGATGAAGAAATCGGTCTTCACCGTGCTCAACTACCTGCTGCCCAAGAAATCGGTCATGCCGATGCATTGCTCGGCCAATGTCGGCGCCGCCGGCGACACGGCGATCTTCTTCGGTCTCTCCGGCACCGGCAAGACGACGCTCTCGGCCGACCCGAATCGCACCCTGATCGGTGACGACGAGCACGGCTGGGGCGAAAAGGGTGTCTTCAATTTCGAAGGCGGCTGCTACGCCAAGGCGATTCGCCTGTCGGAAGCGGCGGAGCCTGAGATCTTTGCGACGACTCGGCGCTTCGGCACGGTGATGGAGAACGTCGTTCTCGACGAGCGTCGCCAGCCTGACTTCGACGACGGCTCGCTGACGGAAAACACCCGCTGCGCCTACCCGCTGGATTTCATTCCGAATGCCAGCAAGACCGGCACGGCGCCGCAGCCGCGCACGATCATCATGCTGACCGCGGACGCGTTCGGGGTTTTGCCGCCGATCGCCAAGCTGACGCCGGAACAGGCCATGTATCACTTCCTCTCCGGCTACACCGCCAAGGTCGCTGGTACCGAAAAGGGCGTAACGGAGCCGGAGGCGACGTTCTCGACCTGTTTCGGTGCGCCGTTCATGCCGCGCCATCCGTCGGAATACGGCAATCTCCTCAAGGAGCTGATCGCCAGGCACGGGGTCACCTGCTGGCTCGTCAACACCGGCTGGACCGGCGGTGCCTATGGCACGGGGAGCCGCATGCCGATCAAGGTGACGCGCGCACTTCTTTCGGCGGCGCTCGACGGTTCGCTGAACAACGCCTCCTTCCGCACGGATACGAATTTCGGCTTCGCGGTGCCGGTCTCCGTGCCGGGCGTCGAAGCCGGCATTCTCGACCCGCGGTCCACCTGGGCGGACGGTGCCGCTTATGACGCCCAGGCACGGCGACTGGTCGACATGTTCATCGCCAATTTCGCCAAGTTCGAGAGTCACGTCGACGGCAGCGTACGCGACGCCGCTCCTGGCGCCCGGGTGGCCGCCGAATAAATCGGGTCTCTTGCCATGATTCACGTGAAACCCGGCTGCCTGCGGCCGGGTTTTGCATTTGCGGCTGCTTTTCAGGCATGCGATAGAAACGGCCGAGGAAAGATGCATGGCAAGCGAACCGCTTTACATCAACGAAACCATCGTGATCGCCGGCTGGGAGCTCACGGAGCAATTCGTGCTGGCCGGTGGTCCGGGCGGGCAGAACGTCAACAAGGTTTCCACGGCCGTCCAGCTCTTCTTCGATATTCCGGCTTCGCCGTCCCTGTCGGAACGCGTCAAGGCCAACGCCTTGAAGCTCGCCGGCCGCCGCGCCTCCAAGGAAGGCGTCCTGATGATCGAGGCCAGCCGCTTCCGTAGCCAGGAGCGCAACCGCGAGGATGCCCGCGAGCGCCTGAAAGAGCTGATCCTGAAGGCGGCGGAGCCGCCACCTCCGCCGCGCAGGAAGACGAAGCCGACACGAGGATCCATCGAGCGCCGGCTGAAGGAGAAATCCGGCCGCTCCGAAATCAAGAAGCTGCGCGGCCGTCCCGCCGGCGATTGAACGACCTGGAATCTTGAGCGCGCTCCCTTGCCTTTTGCCTGCAATCGCCCTCTCTTATCCGGATAGTCTGCGGAAGAGGAGGCAACCATGGGTTTGTTCAGTTTCATCAAGGATGCGGGAAAGAAGCTCGGGCTCGGCGGCGACGACACGGCGCCGGACGCGGCGAGCGTCGAAAAGGAGCTCGCTTCCCATGATCTCGGCACCAAGGACGTCAAGGTCGACGTAGTCGATGACAAGGTGGTGCTGAAGGGCGTCGTCAAGGACCAGTCCACCTTCGAAAAGGCGGTGGTGGCGGTCGGCAACACGCTCGGCATATCGAAGGTCGAGGCATCCGAACTCAAGGTGGGCGACGGCGCCGCCGCGCCGGCCGAGGCGAAGGCCCCGG
Encoded here:
- the ahcY gene encoding adenosylhomocysteinase yields the protein MSATQDYIVADIGLADFGRKEIAIAETEMPGLMACREEFGESKPLKGARITGSLHMTIQTAVLIETLVALGAEVRWASCNIFSTQDHAAAAIAASGIPVFAVKGETLEEYWTYTDKIFQWADGGVSNMILDDGGDATMYILLGARAEAGENILTNPGSEEEEILFAQIKKRLAATPGWFTKQRDAIRGVTEETTTGVNRLYQLQAKGLLPFPAINVNDSVTKSKFDNKYGCKESLVDGIRRGTDVMMAGKVAVVCGYGDVGKGSAASLSGAGARVKVTEVDPICALQAAMDGYEVVQLEDVVSSADIFITTTGNKDVIRIEHMRAMKDMAIVGNIGHFDNEIQVSALRNLKWTNVKPQVDLIEFPKGNRIILLSEGRLLNLGNATGHPSFVMSASFSNQVLAQIELFTRGENYKNEVYVLPKQLDEKVARLHLAKLGAKLTELSDEQAAYIGVKPQGPFKAEHYRY
- a CDS encoding HPr family phosphocarrier protein, whose product is MDHRPDTALTRELLIVNKRGLHARASAKFVQTVEAFDAEITVSKDGMTVGGTSIMGLMMLAASTGCTVFVTASGAQAEEALNALDSLVRDRFGEEM
- the arfB gene encoding alternative ribosome rescue aminoacyl-tRNA hydrolase ArfB, translating into MASEPLYINETIVIAGWELTEQFVLAGGPGGQNVNKVSTAVQLFFDIPASPSLSERVKANALKLAGRRASKEGVLMIEASRFRSQERNREDARERLKELILKAAEPPPPPRRKTKPTRGSIERRLKEKSGRSEIKKLRGRPAGD
- a CDS encoding HPr kinase/phosphorylase, which produces MNAPVINVHGTAIVLGTAGFLITGPSGSGKSALALACISELRRRGRFAALVADDRVDLTLRDGRIVARCPAAIRGLIEIRGCGIAKVETLSACVLEWAIMPVRTPFDPRLPPEEEELQLDIGRNLPLLRVPVEGPLSPVDALAALLPRNLGL
- the lysM gene encoding peptidoglycan-binding protein LysM, with protein sequence MGLFSFIKDAGKKLGLGGDDTAPDAASVEKELASHDLGTKDVKVDVVDDKVVLKGVVKDQSTFEKAVVAVGNTLGISKVEASELKVGDGAAAPAEAKAPVFYTVKKGDNLWKIAEAHYGKGKGAKHTAIFEANKPMLSHPDKIYPGQVLRIPELDAG
- a CDS encoding phosphoenolpyruvate carboxykinase codes for the protein MDELGSRNPSIGLESIGFSGLSVVRYNFEAAQLYEEALARGEAELTAHGALCARTGQHTGRSPKDKYVVRDANTADQIWWDNNSAISPENFELLRQDMLAHAKGMSLYVQDLVGGADPENALPTRVVTEFAWHSLFIRNLLIRPEREALLSFQPKLTIIDLPSFKADPARHGCRSETVIACDLTNGLVLIGGTSYAGEMKKSVFTVLNYLLPKKSVMPMHCSANVGAAGDTAIFFGLSGTGKTTLSADPNRTLIGDDEHGWGEKGVFNFEGGCYAKAIRLSEAAEPEIFATTRRFGTVMENVVLDERRQPDFDDGSLTENTRCAYPLDFIPNASKTGTAPQPRTIIMLTADAFGVLPPIAKLTPEQAMYHFLSGYTAKVAGTEKGVTEPEATFSTCFGAPFMPRHPSEYGNLLKELIARHGVTCWLVNTGWTGGAYGTGSRMPIKVTRALLSAALDGSLNNASFRTDTNFGFAVPVSVPGVEAGILDPRSTWADGAAYDAQARRLVDMFIANFAKFESHVDGSVRDAAPGARVAAE
- a CDS encoding PTS sugar transporter subunit IIA; the encoded protein is MIGLVLVTHGKLADEFRHALEHVVGPQKAIETVCIGPEDDMDQRRQDILDAVEKANEGDGVIILTDMFGGTPSNLAISVMRGGSVEVIAGVNLPMLIKLAGVRGESDMDKALVEASEAGRKYINVASRVLSGK
- the chvG gene encoding two-component system sensor histidine kinase ChvG; protein product: MRGQRRWAHPFTLIRRLFGNAVFSSLTRRIVFFNLVALVVLVGGIMYLNQFREGLIDARVESLLTQGEIIAGAISASASVDTNSITIDPEKLLELQAGESITPLPSDEDLEFPIIQERVAPVLRRLISPTRTRARLFDADADLLLDSRHLYSGGQVLRFDLPPVDPESPSLAEEFATWFNRLLQPGNLPLYKEPPGGNGSIYPEVMNALTGVRGAVVRVTEKGELIVSVAVPVQRFRAVLGVLLLSTQAGDIDKIVHAERLAIIRVFGVAALVNVILSLLLSSTIANPLRRLSAAAIRVRRGGAKEREEIPDFSSRQDEIGNLSVALREMTTALYDRIAAIENFAADVSHELKNPLTSLRSAVETLPLARNEESKKRLMDVIQHDVRRLDRLISDISDASRLDAELARSDAKKVDLEKLLGDLVDISRQIRGSKKPVLLDFVVDRKDNPRASFIVSGYELRIGQIITNLIENARSFVPEQNGRIIVRLTRSRSRCLVYVEDNGPGIQAEDIDRIFERFYTDRPEGEDFGQNSGLGLSISRQIAEAHGGTLRAENLVGKDGGVSGARFILSLPAEPHP
- the chvI gene encoding two-component system response regulator ChvI, with the translated sequence MQTIALVDDDRNILTSVSIALEAEGYKVETYTDGASALEGLLARPPQLAIFDIKMPRMDGMELLRRLRQKSDLPVIFLTSKDEEIDELFGLKMGADDFITKPFSQRLLVERVKAILRRAANREAVAGAAGPAKNADTPSRSLERGQLVMDQERHTCTWKNESVTLTVTEFLILHALAQRPGVVKSRDALMDAAYDEQVYVDDRTIDSHIKRLRKKFKMVDNDFDMIETLYGVGYRFRESA